A DNA window from Pontiella agarivorans contains the following coding sequences:
- a CDS encoding RNA polymerase sigma factor, translated as MVDDVNPKPENIPDDKEAFAEAKDISAEEIPAAEEGPSDVELVLKAQHGDVHAFDQLVERYHAKIYGLTYNMTSNREDAEDLTQEVFVKAYEALPRFKGKSSFYTWVYRIAVNKTINYRKKRNRKRALSLDSFEQEIKLDDAYHEMTAKGSPLRNISLSELQKKLNEALQNLSEKHRTVVVMHDMQGIPHEEIAKVVGASVGTVRSRLFYARRQMQTELAEFMK; from the coding sequence ATGGTTGATGATGTAAATCCGAAACCGGAAAATATTCCGGATGATAAAGAGGCGTTTGCTGAAGCGAAGGATATTTCTGCAGAAGAAATTCCGGCCGCTGAAGAGGGGCCTTCGGATGTGGAGCTGGTATTGAAAGCGCAGCACGGGGATGTGCATGCATTTGATCAGCTGGTGGAGCGGTATCATGCAAAAATCTACGGCTTAACCTACAATATGACCTCCAACCGGGAGGATGCCGAGGATCTGACTCAGGAAGTTTTCGTGAAGGCCTATGAGGCGCTGCCGCGGTTCAAAGGGAAATCCTCTTTCTATACCTGGGTTTACCGCATCGCGGTGAATAAGACCATAAACTATCGGAAAAAGCGCAACCGCAAGCGCGCCCTGAGCCTCGATTCGTTCGAACAGGAGATCAAGCTTGATGATGCATATCACGAGATGACGGCCAAGGGTTCACCGCTTCGGAACATCAGTTTGTCGGAATTACAGAAAAAATTGAACGAGGCCCTGCAAAACCTGTCTGAAAAGCACAGAACCGTTGTGGTGATGCATGATATGCAGGGCATTCCACACGAGGAAATCGCGAAAGTGGTGGGGGCTTCGGTAGGAACAGTTAGGTCGCGTCTGTTTTATGCCCGGAGACAAATGCAAACTGAACTAGCGGAATTTATGAAATGA
- a CDS encoding FxsA family protein has translation MPLHYLLVLFIGLPILEFALLIKVHGMVGFIPTVLLVLLTGMAGAWLVRRQGVNILFKIRQEMALGNLPAPQMIDGVMILLAGAFLVTPGLITDAAGFALLIPFIRRKIRYALRKKLENGMRNGYIQVNIKRPDNFQ, from the coding sequence ATGCCGCTGCACTACCTGCTCGTTCTCTTTATAGGATTACCGATCCTGGAGTTCGCTCTGCTGATTAAAGTGCACGGCATGGTTGGTTTCATTCCGACCGTTCTGCTGGTCTTGCTTACCGGAATGGCAGGCGCCTGGCTGGTACGTCGCCAAGGCGTGAATATTCTCTTTAAAATCCGGCAGGAAATGGCACTGGGAAATCTGCCCGCGCCACAGATGATCGATGGTGTCATGATTCTGCTGGCCGGCGCATTTCTTGTGACGCCCGGCCTGATTACCGATGCCGCAGGATTTGCTCTCCTGATTCCTTTCATCCGCCGGAAGATTCGCTATGCATTGCGCAAAAAACTGGAAAACGGCATGCGCAACGGCTACATACAAGTCAATATCAAGCGCCCGGACAACTTCCAATGA
- a CDS encoding L-threonylcarbamoyladenylate synthase, whose protein sequence is MTLIATINRETPDFQTLKTARDVLHAGGLVIVPTETVYGIACDPAVPGALEKLIRAKGRDGDKPIARLAADGTQVKAASRHWNSGLDALASKWWPGPLTLIVETADGWTGYRVPDHAVPVELAKICGRTLALTSANLSGEPDTKTAQEAIASIPADLALDSGPSATEAIPSTVIKADGDDLTCIREGRVPFSQIQQVFFQGLEQ, encoded by the coding sequence ATGACTCTGATAGCGACAATTAATCGGGAGACCCCCGATTTCCAGACCTTGAAAACAGCACGCGATGTGCTGCATGCAGGTGGACTGGTGATTGTGCCGACGGAAACCGTCTACGGAATCGCCTGCGATCCAGCCGTGCCCGGTGCCCTGGAAAAACTGATTCGTGCCAAAGGACGGGACGGCGATAAACCGATTGCCCGTCTGGCCGCCGACGGCACACAGGTGAAAGCCGCTTCCAGACATTGGAACTCCGGTCTGGATGCTCTGGCCTCAAAATGGTGGCCGGGACCGCTGACCCTGATTGTGGAAACCGCAGACGGCTGGACCGGCTATCGTGTTCCCGACCACGCCGTTCCGGTAGAATTGGCCAAAATATGCGGCCGTACACTCGCGCTCACCAGCGCCAACCTCAGCGGCGAACCCGACACTAAAACTGCGCAGGAGGCCATTGCCTCTATCCCAGCCGACCTCGCGCTCGACTCCGGCCCCTCCGCGACCGAAGCCATTCCGAGCACGGTAATCAAAGCCGACGGAGACGATCTCACCTGTATTCGCGAAGGTCGCGTACCCTTTTCCCAAATTCAACAGGTCTTTTTCCAGGGATTGGAACAATGA
- a CDS encoding low molecular weight protein arginine phosphatase, translating into MSMVLFICTGNTCRSPMAEALFLQRQGDMGWEARSAGIFANTGAPASPHSITAMKEIGIDITGHRSQPLTSALTEEADFILAMSSNHAANICERFPEVGNKVFLINAFGTSKVPADVSDPFGGTLNTYKRTRDEIDRALSDLILFIREGQKNA; encoded by the coding sequence ATGAGCATGGTTTTATTTATCTGTACCGGCAATACCTGCCGAAGCCCGATGGCCGAAGCACTATTCCTTCAACGGCAAGGTGATATGGGCTGGGAGGCCCGCAGCGCCGGCATTTTTGCCAACACCGGCGCGCCAGCGAGCCCTCATTCAATTACAGCCATGAAAGAAATCGGCATCGATATCACCGGGCACCGCAGCCAACCCCTTACTTCGGCCCTGACTGAAGAAGCCGATTTCATTTTGGCGATGTCTTCCAACCACGCCGCGAATATCTGCGAGCGCTTTCCGGAGGTTGGAAACAAAGTTTTCTTGATTAACGCCTTCGGAACATCGAAAGTTCCCGCCGATGTTTCCGATCCGTTCGGCGGAACGCTAAATACTTACAAACGAACGCGTGATGAGATTGATCGGGCCCTTTCGGACCTGATCCTTTTTATTCGCGAGGGTCAAAAGAATGCCTAG
- a CDS encoding PfkB family carbohydrate kinase: MTKPAVDLIIVGSIGIDDIETPAEKREGLLGGSVSYACAAASFFSHTGMVGVVGTDFPQEFRDTWSSMNIDLEGLQTVEGKTFSWGGKYHDNMDSRDTLFTDLGVFETFSPELPENYKEAPYLFLGNIHPALQLHVLEQVREPKFVLIDTMDLWINIAKEDLEKVISKCTMLTLNEYEAQLFTGEHSLTKAAKKLFDLGTEYVLIKKGGNGSMLFTKEDTFLLHAYPLDHFKDPTGAGDTFAGGLMGALCASGKTDKESIRQAMVYGSITASFGVEEFSLERLTKLDRDQIEIRVAEFKDMCKI, translated from the coding sequence ATGACCAAACCCGCTGTTGACCTCATCATTGTCGGCTCGATCGGAATCGACGACATCGAAACCCCTGCCGAAAAACGGGAAGGCCTTCTCGGCGGTTCCGTCAGTTATGCCTGCGCGGCCGCTTCCTTTTTTTCCCACACCGGCATGGTTGGCGTCGTAGGCACCGATTTCCCGCAGGAATTCCGCGACACCTGGAGCAGCATGAATATCGATCTCGAAGGGCTCCAGACCGTCGAAGGAAAAACCTTCAGCTGGGGCGGTAAATACCATGATAATATGGATAGCCGCGATACGCTCTTCACCGATCTCGGCGTTTTTGAAACCTTCTCCCCGGAACTTCCGGAAAACTACAAAGAAGCCCCCTACCTCTTCCTCGGCAACATCCACCCCGCCCTCCAGCTTCATGTGCTTGAGCAGGTCAGAGAACCCAAGTTCGTACTTATCGATACCATGGACCTGTGGATCAACATCGCAAAAGAGGATCTCGAAAAAGTTATCAGCAAATGCACGATGCTCACGCTCAATGAGTATGAAGCACAGCTCTTCACCGGCGAACACTCACTGACCAAAGCCGCCAAAAAACTGTTCGATCTCGGCACTGAATATGTGCTCATCAAAAAAGGCGGGAACGGCTCCATGCTGTTCACCAAAGAGGATACTTTCCTGCTGCACGCCTATCCGCTCGACCACTTCAAGGATCCTACCGGAGCAGGCGACACCTTTGCCGGCGGCCTGATGGGGGCGCTCTGCGCTTCCGGAAAAACAGACAAAGAGAGTATCCGTCAGGCCATGGTATACGGCAGCATTACCGCGTCCTTCGGGGTTGAAGAATTCAGCCTGGAACGACTCACGAAACTCGACCGCGATCAGATAGAAATCCGTGTTGCAGAATTCAAGGATATGTGCAAAATATAA
- the priA gene encoding primosomal protein N', with amino-acid sequence MARIAKVVVEISLDREFDYNIPAHLQPTIKVGSQVNVPFHGRNLRGFVVGLASFSAYADKLKEIDSVVGEKPLIPDEIMKLAYWIADYYCAPIEQAVRTVLPSAVRRHGARHKKQRFVALTGKVPEKITALQDAVFRTLEQLGSMSVSELCERAGCTESPIKTLEKKGLVTISEETVQRDPHAGMELLRTQPFDLMVEQKVALDKICASMDLKKPKTVLLHGVTGSGKTEVYLQALQHALDKGQGAIVLVPEISLTPQTVDRFRSRFGDCVAVLHSNLSDGERHDEWHRIRDGKAQIAIGARSALFAPVENVGLIVVDEEHEPTYKQDESPRYNARDVAVMRGHLETCCVVLGSATPALESFANVKSGRYELAEMVQRVDDRSMPLMRVVDMRIEAEKEGRPTIFSAELVQGIYDRLNVGEQVILFLNRRGFSSSIQCEMCGYVAECTECSISMTYHKRANKMMCHICGREEKVPDKCPSCGDLNFKYAGMGTQKIEEILEKLCPKARVARMDSDTMRKKDSYRTVLDKFKTGKLDILLGTQMIAKGLDFPNVTLVGVLYADMSLQVPDFRAGERTFQLLTQVAGRAGRGEKAGEVIVQAYTPHHPAIQAARNLDYEGFCSQDLEFRRELGYPPFSHLVLLTFKGESEVDVMTTADKFFQSLESVLPESVNAVPPMPAPLARAKGFWRYQIMLRCEHTVKMTKPIRHVQNRMRLPKGVSLSIDVDALSLL; translated from the coding sequence ATGGCACGTATTGCAAAAGTAGTGGTGGAGATTTCGCTCGACCGGGAATTTGATTACAACATTCCGGCGCATCTCCAGCCGACCATTAAGGTGGGGTCGCAGGTAAATGTTCCGTTCCACGGACGGAACCTGCGCGGCTTTGTGGTGGGGCTGGCCAGTTTTTCTGCTTATGCCGATAAGCTGAAAGAAATCGACAGTGTTGTCGGCGAAAAACCGCTGATTCCCGACGAGATTATGAAGCTCGCCTACTGGATTGCCGACTACTATTGTGCGCCCATCGAGCAGGCCGTCCGCACCGTGCTGCCCAGCGCCGTACGTCGTCACGGAGCCCGGCATAAAAAACAGCGTTTTGTTGCTCTGACGGGAAAGGTGCCCGAGAAAATTACCGCTCTTCAGGACGCGGTTTTCCGTACATTGGAGCAGCTCGGAAGCATGTCGGTTTCGGAATTATGTGAACGGGCGGGGTGCACGGAATCGCCGATCAAGACGCTGGAGAAAAAGGGGCTGGTTACGATTTCGGAGGAGACGGTTCAGCGCGACCCGCATGCGGGGATGGAGCTGTTGCGGACACAACCGTTTGATCTGATGGTGGAGCAGAAGGTCGCGCTGGATAAAATCTGTGCGTCAATGGACCTGAAAAAGCCGAAAACGGTGCTGCTGCACGGTGTGACGGGCAGCGGTAAAACGGAGGTTTACCTGCAGGCACTGCAGCATGCGCTGGATAAAGGGCAGGGTGCGATTGTGCTGGTGCCGGAGATATCGCTGACGCCCCAGACGGTGGACCGGTTTCGATCGCGCTTCGGCGATTGCGTGGCGGTATTGCATTCCAATCTGTCGGATGGAGAACGGCACGATGAGTGGCATCGCATTCGTGACGGCAAAGCGCAGATTGCCATTGGCGCGCGGTCGGCCCTTTTTGCCCCGGTGGAAAATGTCGGGCTGATTGTGGTGGATGAGGAACATGAGCCGACCTATAAACAGGATGAATCTCCGCGCTATAATGCGCGTGATGTGGCGGTGATGCGCGGTCACTTGGAAACCTGTTGTGTCGTGCTGGGTTCCGCGACGCCGGCGCTGGAATCTTTTGCCAATGTGAAGAGCGGTCGGTATGAGTTGGCGGAAATGGTGCAGCGCGTGGATGATCGGTCGATGCCGCTGATGCGGGTGGTGGACATGCGGATCGAGGCGGAGAAGGAGGGGCGTCCGACAATCTTTTCGGCGGAGCTGGTGCAGGGGATTTATGACCGGCTTAATGTCGGCGAGCAGGTGATTCTTTTTCTGAACCGACGTGGTTTTTCCTCTTCGATTCAATGCGAAATGTGCGGTTACGTGGCGGAGTGCACGGAGTGCAGCATTTCAATGACCTACCACAAGCGGGCGAATAAAATGATGTGTCATATCTGCGGGCGCGAGGAGAAGGTCCCGGATAAGTGCCCGAGCTGCGGGGACCTTAATTTTAAATATGCCGGAATGGGCACGCAGAAAATTGAGGAAATTCTCGAAAAGCTGTGCCCGAAGGCCCGGGTGGCGCGCATGGATTCGGATACGATGCGCAAAAAAGATTCGTACCGCACGGTGTTAGATAAGTTTAAAACGGGAAAACTGGATATTTTGCTGGGCACGCAGATGATTGCAAAGGGGCTGGATTTTCCGAATGTCACACTCGTTGGGGTGCTCTATGCCGACATGTCGTTACAGGTTCCGGATTTCCGGGCGGGTGAGCGGACGTTCCAGTTGCTGACGCAGGTGGCTGGTCGGGCGGGACGGGGCGAGAAGGCGGGTGAGGTGATTGTTCAGGCCTACACACCGCACCATCCGGCCATTCAGGCGGCGCGGAACCTGGATTATGAAGGGTTCTGTTCTCAGGATCTGGAGTTCCGGCGCGAGCTGGGCTATCCGCCTTTTTCGCATCTGGTGCTGCTCACGTTTAAGGGAGAGTCGGAAGTGGATGTGATGACGACGGCGGATAAATTTTTCCAATCGTTGGAAAGTGTGCTTCCGGAGTCGGTGAATGCGGTTCCGCCGATGCCGGCCCCGCTGGCCCGGGCAAAAGGTTTCTGGCGGTATCAGATTATGCTGCGTTGCGAGCACACCGTGAAGATGACGAAGCCGATCCGGCATGTGCAAAATCGTATGCGCCTGCCGAAAGGGGTTTCCCTGAGTATCGATGTGGATGCGCTGTCGCTGCTTTAG
- the rpiB gene encoding ribose 5-phosphate isomerase B — MKIAIGSDHGGYTLKTKVSEILRNKGVTVEDLGCDSTDAVDYSDYAAAVANKVSNATVDQGIICCTTGVGVSITANKFPRVRAALCLNAEMATMTRSHNDANILCLSGKYTEDADLEDIIDAWLNTGFEGGRHERRVNKIKDYAAEHSGTIAVYDSDPEIYAVMKKEDVRQQENLELIASENIVSKAVREVSGSRLTNKYAEGYPAKRWYNGCEWVDEAERLAIDRAKELFGAEHANVQPHHGSGANMAVYYAMLNPGDTILAMSLAEGGHLTHGHPMNFSGRFFEIVPYGVDKETEQIDYDKVQALADEHKPKMIVAGASAYSRIIDFKRLRKIADSCGAYLMVDMAHIAGLVAAGCHPNPVPYAEFVTTTTHKTLRGPRGGMILCREKFAADIDKQVFPGIQGGPLMHTIAAKAVCFHEDLQPSFKTYQQQVVKNAQALAAALEDDDIRLVSGGTDNHLMLVDLTKTGVTGKDAAIALDKAAITVNKNAIPFDTKSPFVTSGIRIGTPAVTTRGMKEEEMVKIANFIKRAIRNADDDAVLAQIKEEVIALTAAFPIP, encoded by the coding sequence ATGAAAATTGCAATTGGTTCAGATCACGGCGGTTATACGCTTAAAACCAAAGTCTCCGAAATACTGCGAAACAAAGGGGTCACAGTGGAAGACCTCGGTTGCGACAGCACCGATGCTGTCGACTATTCCGACTACGCAGCAGCTGTGGCCAACAAAGTTTCCAATGCGACCGTTGACCAGGGCATCATCTGTTGCACGACGGGTGTGGGCGTGAGCATTACTGCAAACAAATTTCCCCGCGTCCGGGCAGCCCTCTGCCTGAATGCCGAAATGGCCACGATGACCCGTTCGCATAATGATGCCAATATACTGTGCCTTTCGGGAAAATATACCGAGGATGCCGATCTGGAAGACATTATAGATGCCTGGCTCAACACCGGTTTTGAAGGCGGACGTCATGAACGCCGCGTGAATAAAATCAAAGATTACGCCGCCGAGCACAGCGGAACCATCGCCGTTTATGACAGCGACCCCGAAATCTATGCCGTCATGAAGAAAGAGGATGTACGCCAACAGGAAAACCTGGAGCTGATTGCCTCGGAAAATATTGTTTCCAAAGCGGTACGCGAAGTCTCCGGATCGCGTTTGACCAACAAATATGCCGAAGGCTACCCGGCAAAACGCTGGTACAATGGGTGCGAATGGGTGGATGAAGCCGAACGTCTGGCGATTGACCGCGCCAAAGAGCTGTTCGGTGCCGAGCATGCCAATGTGCAGCCGCATCACGGTTCCGGAGCCAACATGGCCGTCTATTATGCAATGCTGAATCCGGGCGACACAATTCTCGCCATGAGTCTTGCCGAAGGCGGTCATCTGACCCACGGGCATCCGATGAACTTTTCCGGCCGTTTCTTTGAAATTGTGCCCTACGGCGTCGATAAAGAAACCGAGCAGATCGACTATGACAAGGTGCAGGCTCTGGCCGACGAACATAAACCGAAAATGATTGTAGCCGGAGCATCGGCCTATTCCCGCATCATCGACTTCAAACGTCTGCGTAAAATCGCCGACAGTTGCGGCGCCTATCTGATGGTGGATATGGCACACATTGCCGGCTTGGTGGCAGCAGGCTGCCATCCGAATCCTGTTCCCTACGCGGAATTTGTAACCACAACCACACATAAAACCCTGCGCGGCCCGCGCGGCGGCATGATTCTGTGCCGGGAAAAATTTGCGGCCGACATCGACAAGCAGGTTTTCCCGGGAATCCAGGGCGGACCGCTGATGCATACGATCGCGGCCAAAGCAGTCTGTTTCCACGAAGATCTGCAACCGTCGTTCAAAACCTATCAGCAGCAGGTGGTTAAAAATGCTCAGGCCCTGGCGGCGGCACTGGAAGACGACGATATCCGCTTGGTTTCCGGAGGAACGGACAACCATCTGATGCTCGTTGACCTGACTAAAACCGGTGTAACCGGCAAAGATGCGGCGATTGCGCTGGATAAGGCCGCCATCACCGTGAATAAAAATGCCATCCCGTTCGATACTAAAAGTCCGTTTGTAACTTCCGGCATCCGTATCGGAACCCCGGCGGTGACCACCCGCGGCATGAAGGAAGAGGAAATGGTCAAAATTGCAAACTTCATCAAGCGTGCCATTCGCAATGCGGACGACGACGCAGTATTGGCCCAGATCAAGGAAGAGGTCATTGCGCTGACTGCCGCATTCCCGATTCCCTGA
- a CDS encoding UbiA family prenyltransferase, which produces MSSDQSIPLCVDLDGTLVKLDTLHQALFLLLRRDPACIFKFAGWLLKGKAHFKDQVMQRVELDAAVLPYNGPLLQWLRKERSKGRTLILATASNYRTAEAVARHLGIFDEVLASNADTNLRHSNKLEAIREKFPAFGYAGNDKADFPIWDAADEVILANPCPLSRKGYAVKADHIFVDHPGCFFCIAKAMRPQQWLKNVLIFTPMILAHRFSDPAVILQTVIAFFAFSLAASSIYLLNDLFDLSADQHHPRKRKRPFASGDLPISAGALMTPLLITASLLLCLLLPLNFVYVLIAYYIITTIYSWRLKQIAVADVLTLALLFSCRIFAGAVATETAASGWFIEFAIFLFLSLAIVKRVSELREIKETDAEEQARRERGYRVDDLPLLLGFGTASGYIAVLVFTMYLGSDKVAELYTYPRLLWIFCPLLLYWITRIWHLAWRGEINDDPLAFAARDLQTYVLGAIGMTAMLYAI; this is translated from the coding sequence ATGAGCTCAGACCAAAGTATCCCGTTATGCGTCGATCTTGACGGAACCCTCGTCAAACTCGACACCCTGCATCAGGCTCTTTTTCTGCTGCTGCGCCGGGATCCCGCGTGTATTTTTAAATTTGCCGGCTGGCTGCTGAAGGGCAAGGCGCATTTTAAAGATCAGGTTATGCAGCGTGTGGAGCTCGATGCCGCGGTCCTGCCTTACAACGGGCCACTGCTGCAATGGCTCAGAAAAGAACGTAGTAAGGGACGTACACTGATCCTCGCCACGGCCTCGAATTACCGCACCGCCGAGGCGGTTGCCCGGCACCTCGGTATTTTCGATGAAGTCCTGGCCAGCAATGCAGACACCAACCTTCGGCACAGCAATAAACTCGAGGCCATCCGCGAAAAGTTTCCAGCCTTTGGCTATGCCGGAAACGATAAAGCCGATTTCCCGATCTGGGATGCCGCCGACGAGGTTATCCTGGCCAACCCCTGCCCGCTCTCCAGAAAAGGTTACGCCGTCAAAGCCGACCATATCTTCGTGGATCATCCCGGCTGTTTTTTCTGTATTGCCAAAGCCATGCGTCCCCAGCAATGGCTGAAAAACGTCCTTATTTTCACCCCGATGATTCTGGCACACCGTTTTTCCGATCCTGCCGTCATCCTCCAGACAGTGATCGCTTTTTTTGCTTTCAGCCTGGCCGCCTCGTCCATCTATCTGCTGAACGATCTGTTTGACCTCAGTGCCGACCAGCACCATCCACGCAAACGAAAACGACCGTTTGCATCCGGAGACCTTCCCATTTCAGCCGGCGCACTCATGACTCCCCTTCTAATCACTGCCAGTCTGCTGCTCTGCCTGCTTCTCCCGCTCAACTTTGTCTATGTGCTGATTGCCTATTACATCATTACCACAATCTATTCCTGGCGACTTAAGCAGATCGCCGTTGCGGATGTACTGACGCTTGCTCTGCTCTTTTCGTGCCGAATTTTTGCCGGTGCGGTGGCCACCGAAACGGCGGCATCGGGCTGGTTCATTGAATTTGCCATTTTCCTTTTTCTGAGTCTTGCCATCGTGAAACGGGTGTCCGAACTGCGGGAAATCAAAGAAACCGACGCGGAAGAACAGGCGAGGCGAGAACGCGGCTACCGCGTGGACGATCTTCCGCTGCTGCTCGGTTTCGGCACCGCCTCCGGCTACATCGCGGTGCTGGTGTTCACCATGTATCTGGGCAGCGACAAAGTGGCTGAGCTTTATACCTATCCCCGGCTGCTTTGGATATTCTGTCCACTGCTCCTCTACTGGATTACCCGCATCTGGCACCTCGCCTGGCGGGGAGAAATTAACGACGATCCGCTGGCGTTTGCCGCCCGTGACCTTCAGACCTATGTGCTGGGCGCGATCGGCATGACAGCCATGCTTTATGCCATTTAA